Genomic segment of Nostoc sp. UHCC 0302:
ATTCGCAGCTTTCGTAACAGCTAAAGCCTGTTTACTTATTTCTCGCCAATCCGTTTGCTCGTTGTAGTTAGCCATGATTAGCTCAGACCCTACCCACACGCGACAGAACAACACAGTTCCCTTATCCCCTGCCTGCGGTTGAATTGTCACTGGGGAATAAAGCTGTTGTGGAGTCAACAAGGCAACGGCTGCTAATATGCTTTTTGAAAAGTGCGTATCATAGCCGCTTTCTAAGATGTAGAGTTTGTCTGCTTGAATTGAAATCAACAATTTGCACTTTTCTTCCCCATTCCTGTCGCTCTTATCAAATTTCAGTTCTCGCAGATATCCAGTTAAAGCAGTTTGGGTAATCGCAACTGGTTCATTATTCGATAGCACATACCACAACGATTTGTTATGACGATTGCAGTAGATTTTGCAACTGCCAGCATCAGAGTGCAATCCCAGTTTCGGTTTATTGATTGAAGCGACCAACTGCTTGAGTAATTCTTCTTGGCGCATCAAGAGGGCAAATAATTCTGATGTTTCTTGAGGAGTCATGTGTTTAATACCAATACATTTTCATCGATGCTTGGCGCAGCCTTATTAGAGTTATTGTTTTTAAATGTGTTTGTATATCCTGCCCTTAGTATTTTGTGACTTAGAAAAAGCTGTATTATTTATTACGCTTAACAGTGCTACATCGCAGTTTATTCTGTCTAATGGAATATTGGTTAACTGCATAATTGCTTTACAGTAACAGTGCAAGAAAGTTAAACAAGCCCCATCTCGCTCTTTAGATGAGGCTTTTACTAATATCTAGATTGAATGCGTAAAATGCCGTTGCATATATGATGCGTATCAGTATTTGTAAAGATATTTATCTGATACTATTCAAACATTACCATATCCTGTTAACACTAAAAAGCCAGACAGGTATCTGGCTTTTCAGTTTTCGTACTCTTCCTAGCTACTTTAACCAAACCCTTTAGTAAGACAGAGGGCTTTTGGCTGCTGATGAGCAATTACACCACTACTAACTTCTGGCTGATATTCCACTAGCCTTCGCCATTCTTCAACCGTTAGTGTCTCGAATGGTCTATCTAGCAAGTCTTCGCAACAGGTTAGTTGAGTCATTGACAACGACCACACCGCATCAAGAGCAGAGTCACACGGGACTTTCTGCTGATGTTCTGACGAAGTTCTTGTGACCCACCATCTGCCGTTAGTGCAGCCTACTTGACCAAGCTTCTGGTCTTGGTAGTAAATACCATCGTCTAGGATTTCAAAACCGTACTTTTCACACTCGTCAGCAATCTGAACCATGATTTCATTCCCAGTTGTCGCGCCTGGAGCTTCTTGCTCTTGCACTGGTAGTGAGCCGGCTTTATACTCCCAGCAGATGTAGCGATGGCAAAGCATTGGGGTAGCAGCACGATGGAGTTCTTCATCATTGACCATGACTACCCAGCGTTGCGTTAAGTGGTCATGGTCATAGGTGATGCTGGCTATCAGTTTGTCATCAGCGTAATATTCGTGGCAGCCAAAGCAGACTTCTACTACTCTTAATTCTTCAACTTTGACGCAAGGGGTTACAGTTGTTGCAACTTGTGGCATAATTTTAAAACCTTAATTAGGTAATAAAGGCGATCGCAGATTTATCAGGTCAAGAGATCGCCTCTGTTTTTGTGTCAAGTTGTTGTGCTTGCACAACACTCTCAATCTAGAATTGGCGAAGCCTCATGAAAATATTCCACTCTTGAAACGTATCAGCTGATGTCAAAACACCAGATATCACTAAGCTGTAGAGAAGATGTTGGGATGTTGCCGTGTCCTCTGTGCAGCCATGTGGTGTCCATTGAAAAGGCGATCACTTACTGAGGAGTAGCGATCGCCTTCTGTAATCTTGATTTTTTTTGCAACCAGTTTTCAGACTTGGTAGGTCATCGGAATCTCTCCGGCGGCTTCAGCATTAGAAGTTTACTTCCGGCCACTCCGGGTTAGCTCCGGCTACTTTTCCCGGCGGCACTTCAGTTTTGATTCAGTTGCTCTCGGATTTCGTGTTTGAGGAAAGCAGCTTGCTCTCCTTGAGCATTATTGTGCAACTTTTAGTTACAGTTGTCAATCCCTAGTTGCACAATCTTGGTTGATTTCAAACATAGTAATTCGGCTAAAGTACAGCCAAATACTTGACACAAAGCAGTAATGAGTTCTGGGGAAACGTTTTTGACCTCTGTATTTGTTTCTATCCTGTTCAAGTACTGGCGAGAAATATCTACTTCAAATTCAGTAAGCCTTTTGGCTAAAGCCATTAACGGTATATCGCCACGCAACTCACGCATTTTCTGCCCACGTGCATCTGTCCATTTAATAGATCCTACTTCTGTTAGCGGTATCATTGTGACCTCTGGCTGTTCTTCTTGACTAATCATATTATGCAACTATTTATTGACTAATATAATGGATAATTGCAACTATTAG
This window contains:
- a CDS encoding helix-turn-helix transcriptional regulator — encoded protein: MISQEEQPEVTMIPLTEVGSIKWTDARGQKMRELRGDIPLMALAKRLTEFEVDISRQYLNRIETNTEVKNVSPELITALCQVFGCTLAELLCLKSTKIVQLGIDNCN